In one Rhodospirillaceae bacterium genomic region, the following are encoded:
- a CDS encoding ABC transporter ATP-binding protein translates to MTAKLVVEGLSHHYPDEYTGIDVHALDDINLEVKEGEFVAVVGPSGC, encoded by the coding sequence ATGACTGCAAAACTCGTTGTTGAGGGGTTATCTCATCATTACCCCGATGAATACACGGGCATCGATGTTCATGCCCTAGATGACATAAATTTAGAAGTTAAAGAAGGTGAATTCGTTGCTGTTGTTGGCCCTAGTGGCTGT
- a CDS encoding ABC transporter substrate-binding protein: MKKLSLGLIGAFAAISMATSANAQQIVVGAASNVGGMEIFVAQAKGFFAKHGLDSKIQVRNTGSALTKSLKAGQIDFAPAAFTNLPVALERGFKVNGVVGYLGGMYKHSTHDSNVGIIARPGSGVKTIKDMKGRKIGVAFGTTGDLYFRTLLRNNGMTKNDVKRINVRPPSHVSVLDTDGVDAVVAWEPNVTRALEKVKGSHLVVRGGNHVCFCALIHGIPSKVYGDKKRTQALVDAISEAAAYLRDPANLDSVSQIGSQFVRGMTPALIKKTLKHVTFDPRIGPKTADAFNFSVKQLIAQKKMKKPYDANKYLEFQFINSTMKRHPEWFADLK, from the coding sequence ATGAAGAAACTAAGTTTAGGGCTGATTGGGGCATTTGCCGCAATCTCCATGGCAACGTCCGCCAATGCCCAACAAATTGTTGTCGGTGCCGCGAGTAACGTTGGTGGCATGGAGATATTTGTAGCACAAGCCAAAGGCTTTTTTGCCAAGCATGGTCTTGATTCCAAAATTCAAGTCCGGAACACCGGCAGCGCCTTGACCAAGTCATTGAAGGCCGGTCAAATTGATTTTGCCCCGGCGGCATTCACCAACCTACCGGTCGCGCTTGAGCGTGGCTTTAAAGTAAATGGCGTCGTTGGTTACTTGGGCGGCATGTACAAACACAGCACCCACGATTCCAACGTCGGCATTATCGCCCGTCCGGGTTCTGGCGTTAAGACGATTAAGGATATGAAGGGCCGCAAAATTGGCGTTGCCTTTGGTACCACCGGCGATCTGTATTTCCGCACCTTGCTTCGTAACAACGGCATGACGAAAAATGACGTTAAGCGCATCAACGTTCGCCCGCCCAGCCATGTTTCAGTACTGGATACGGACGGTGTCGATGCAGTTGTCGCGTGGGAGCCCAACGTGACCCGCGCCTTGGAAAAGGTTAAAGGCTCGCATCTCGTCGTTCGCGGCGGTAATCATGTGTGCTTCTGTGCGCTGATCCACGGCATTCCATCAAAGGTCTATGGTGACAAAAAGCGGACCCAAGCTCTGGTTGATGCGATCTCCGAGGCAGCAGCGTATCTTCGTGATCCGGCTAACCTGGATTCGGTTTCGCAAATTGGCTCTCAATTCGTTCGTGGCATGACACCTGCTTTAATTAAGAAAACTCTGAAGCACGTGACATTTGATCCGCGTATCGGGCCTAAAACGGCTGATGCTTTCAATTTTTCTGTGAAGCAGCTTATTGCTCAGAAGAAAATGAAGAAGCCTTATGATGCCAATAAATATCTGGAATTCCAATTCATCAACTCGACGATGAAGCGGCATCCGGAATGGTTTGCTGACCTTAAGTAA